One genomic segment of Paenibacillus xylanexedens includes these proteins:
- a CDS encoding GldG family protein, with protein MKKWLSHTNSTVLSVAVIGIFILLTLFLNSLGGFQLDLTSNKQYTLSDQSLTAIKNVKDDVNILVLTVENANNTVLNREVTDMVEEYTKRNSKLKIKQYNLTQEPALASKYGITGSSIVLEQGDQHKVIDIASLFTATGDGSDGSYQFTGEEKLTQALMNMSSTEMHKMVFLTGHEELSLAQMTTLQSSLEQNNVQTEELQLNQAGKVPEDADVLAIIGPQRDLSDTEMKAIRTYLSNGGKLLLSLGFVEDMKSSWKNIDALMADYGVVDEHAVMVDNQQASTMGPLWVVPEYGIHAITDKLAASQLYPMLSLSIALTSKEQDKYTLSPLMHSSNDSYGETNIGGLLQNETTNDAEEDIQGPVELGYAADTTDGKPKAVILGSSIFMQDSEIANGGNRDFILNTVNYLSEKENGLTIRPRVQAGYEMAYLNGEQARTIFFVAIVAFPLIFVIIGVLLWWRRRRV; from the coding sequence ATGAAAAAATGGTTAAGTCATACCAACAGTACCGTGCTGTCCGTAGCGGTGATTGGCATCTTTATTTTGCTAACACTGTTCCTGAATTCACTTGGCGGCTTCCAGCTGGATCTGACCTCGAACAAACAATACACGTTATCTGACCAGTCCCTTACTGCGATCAAAAATGTGAAGGATGACGTCAACATTCTGGTGTTAACGGTCGAAAATGCCAACAACACCGTCCTGAACCGTGAGGTCACGGATATGGTCGAGGAATACACGAAACGTAACAGCAAGTTGAAAATAAAACAATATAATCTGACGCAGGAACCTGCGCTTGCATCCAAATATGGCATAACAGGCAGCTCCATTGTGCTGGAGCAGGGAGATCAACACAAAGTGATTGATATCGCCAGTCTGTTCACCGCGACAGGTGACGGAAGTGACGGATCATATCAGTTCACAGGTGAGGAAAAACTTACGCAGGCGCTCATGAATATGTCATCCACGGAGATGCACAAAATGGTCTTTTTGACTGGGCATGAAGAGCTGAGTCTCGCTCAGATGACTACGCTGCAATCCTCCTTGGAACAAAATAATGTGCAGACGGAAGAGTTACAGCTGAATCAAGCCGGAAAGGTTCCGGAAGATGCAGATGTGCTCGCCATTATTGGCCCACAACGTGATCTCAGTGATACCGAAATGAAAGCCATTCGCACGTATCTGAGTAATGGAGGCAAGCTGTTATTATCCCTCGGATTTGTGGAAGATATGAAATCCAGTTGGAAAAACATCGATGCCCTCATGGCTGACTATGGCGTCGTTGATGAGCATGCGGTCATGGTGGATAATCAGCAAGCCAGTACGATGGGGCCACTCTGGGTGGTGCCGGAGTATGGTATACATGCAATTACGGACAAACTCGCTGCGAGCCAATTGTATCCGATGTTGTCGTTGTCGATTGCGTTGACCAGCAAAGAACAGGATAAATATACGCTTTCACCTTTAATGCATTCTTCGAATGACAGTTATGGGGAGACGAATATCGGCGGCTTATTGCAGAATGAAACAACCAATGATGCCGAAGAGGACATTCAGGGACCCGTTGAATTAGGATATGCAGCCGATACGACGGATGGTAAACCGAAGGCAGTTATTCTGGGTTCGTCCATTTTTATGCAGGATTCGGAAATTGCGAATGGTGGCAATCGGGACTTTATTTTGAATACGGTAAACTATCTGAGTGAGAAAGAAAATGGATTGACGATTCGCCCACGGGTACAAGCTGGGTATGAGATGGCATACCTGAATGGCGAACAGGCCAGAACGATTTTCTTCGTGGCTATTGTAGCATTCCCACTCATCTTTGTTATCATTGGTGTACTCTTATGGTGGAGGCGCAGACGAGTATGA
- a CDS encoding DUF4340 domain-containing protein translates to MRKWVPTILVVIVLIVGWVYAASQNYFREEEAVQAKLLGIQSGDIQSITIHDTTEETSGAAATSTLTLDNGVWQMVEPKAYPLNGYSVNSWLDALSGANQELVVEEAPTDLDKYGLGTDATRMDIKLKDNREFKLAIGGQLPADDARYVRVDSGPVVAVQTEAINRMALSRRDLLDTTPFNVDETNVESLEWEGEAATWMLTSTSENDAAEQTWTLNGKTIEATDAVSLIGKIKNLSTADDVRKASELKGTFPRFTLSVEQTVDGQQVRDVYRGITVPSESDQIWVITPDGQWAYAMDATSLTEAEKFPDTIKASTTSSEESEESSSSTNDETTSSSTDGK, encoded by the coding sequence ATGAGAAAATGGGTTCCAACGATTCTGGTGGTTATCGTACTAATTGTGGGCTGGGTGTACGCGGCCAGTCAAAATTATTTTCGGGAAGAAGAAGCGGTTCAAGCCAAGTTACTTGGTATTCAATCCGGGGATATTCAATCTATCACAATACATGATACAACGGAGGAGACATCCGGTGCAGCAGCAACTTCGACTCTGACGCTTGATAATGGCGTATGGCAGATGGTTGAGCCAAAAGCCTATCCTCTGAACGGTTACAGTGTCAACAGCTGGTTAGATGCTCTGAGTGGTGCAAATCAGGAACTGGTGGTGGAAGAAGCGCCGACGGATCTGGATAAGTACGGATTAGGAACAGATGCTACACGTATGGATATCAAACTCAAAGATAATCGGGAGTTTAAACTGGCTATTGGCGGCCAGCTTCCAGCAGATGATGCACGTTATGTGCGTGTTGATTCGGGCCCTGTGGTTGCTGTGCAGACAGAGGCGATTAACAGAATGGCCTTGTCTCGTCGTGATTTATTGGACACTACACCTTTCAACGTGGATGAGACGAATGTTGAGTCTCTGGAGTGGGAAGGTGAAGCAGCTACCTGGATGTTAACATCGACATCGGAGAACGATGCGGCAGAGCAGACTTGGACACTGAATGGAAAAACGATTGAAGCCACAGATGCCGTATCTCTTATCGGCAAAATCAAAAACCTGTCGACAGCAGATGATGTGCGCAAAGCGTCCGAGCTGAAAGGTACTTTTCCACGATTCACTCTGTCTGTTGAACAGACGGTTGATGGGCAACAAGTTAGAGACGTGTATCGGGGAATTACCGTGCCATCCGAATCGGATCAGATCTGGGTCATTACGCCGGATGGTCAATGGGCATATGCCATGGATGCGACTAGCCTAACGGAAGCTGAGAAATTCCCGGATACAATTAAAGCATCCACAACTTCGTCGGAAGAATCGGAAGAATCATCGAGTTCTACAAATGACGAAACGACTTCCTCATCAACAGACGGGAAATGA
- a CDS encoding helix-turn-helix domain-containing protein, with product MKGIDHKSKFLLTHREREVFELLVQDKTTRDIAGQLFISEKTVRNHISNVMQKLNVKGRSQAVVELIKLGELKI from the coding sequence TTGAAGGGTATCGATCATAAAAGCAAATTTTTGTTGACCCACCGTGAACGCGAAGTATTCGAATTACTGGTTCAAGACAAAACAACGCGTGACATCGCAGGGCAGTTATTCATCAGCGAGAAAACGGTGCGTAACCATATTTCGAATGTGATGCAGAAACTCAATGTTAAGGGTCGTTCGCAGGCAGTTGTCGAGCTGATTAAGCTTGGAGAACTGAAGATTTAG
- a CDS encoding MurR/RpiR family transcriptional regulator → MAAILRALQQELNNLPSQERRIAEVIMQSPSDIPGWTISHLAEQSGTSAATVTRFCKSFHFKGFPDFKMKLAAELSHASDETAYQDIVAGNSLSKIVEAIEANHLASIADTTRLLDLGRLEQAVQLLCQARRIDLYGVATSSIVTQDFYQKLVRIGKSCTAFSDSHMQITSASSLAEGDLAMAVSYSGETPETIDALHCAKQAGASTISLTSYGSNTLATVSDIPLFTSSLEEGMRRGDMASRIALLHVVDILFTGMVSADFDRFIPRLEQSYHNVQSYRVQHNGGA, encoded by the coding sequence ATGGCAGCCATATTACGTGCGTTGCAACAAGAACTGAATAACCTTCCGTCTCAGGAGCGACGTATCGCCGAAGTCATTATGCAGTCTCCATCGGATATTCCCGGCTGGACGATTAGTCATCTGGCAGAGCAGAGTGGCACAAGTGCGGCGACGGTGACCCGCTTTTGCAAGTCGTTTCATTTCAAGGGATTTCCCGATTTCAAAATGAAGCTCGCCGCAGAATTGTCCCACGCATCTGATGAAACGGCGTATCAAGATATTGTAGCGGGCAATTCACTATCCAAAATTGTTGAAGCTATTGAAGCCAACCATCTCGCGTCGATTGCAGATACCACCCGTTTGCTGGATTTGGGCAGATTGGAGCAAGCAGTGCAATTATTGTGCCAGGCTCGCCGCATCGACCTGTACGGTGTGGCCACCTCTTCGATTGTTACACAGGATTTCTATCAGAAATTGGTGCGGATCGGCAAAAGCTGTACCGCTTTCTCCGACTCACACATGCAGATTACATCCGCATCTTCGCTCGCCGAGGGAGATTTGGCGATGGCCGTATCCTATTCAGGCGAAACACCAGAAACCATCGATGCGCTGCATTGTGCCAAACAGGCCGGAGCTTCTACGATTTCACTGACTTCCTATGGCAGCAACACGCTTGCAACGGTATCGGATATCCCACTATTCACCTCTTCTCTGGAAGAAGGCATGAGGCGTGGAGATATGGCTTCACGTATTGCACTGCTGCATGTGGTCGATATTTTGTTCACAGGCATGGTAAGTGCCGACTTCGACCGTTTTATCCCCAGACTGGAACAATCCTATCACAATGTGCAGTCCTATCGAGTCCAACACAACGGAGGTGCCTGA
- a CDS encoding YhcN/YlaJ family sporulation lipoprotein codes for MPAVKKATAITLSLSTAIFVMAGLTGCGTNRDTNNMHTQSVRQQANGINRYGVETNGMDGIRAKSYRMHNVTDLKSSEELAKRITEMKEVKSARVMLTDRNAYVAVRLADGHAGKLESKSNGRTSMLNGTMRNHASDTMRGGNMNHDMGGMRVNGGTGTMSPYSTSGIAPGLNTNSATDRSHMGNDRSIYGTMGTGAVGMMRGLTNSGKARGTDDGHYGMKSEGQRVDSTDDNTSAEIKGKISAKIKQFAPNIENVYVSANPDFVEHVENYATDIRNGKPVSGMIDTFQSMVERIFPTNGTDTNHRDGILDDGLMNRNHNGGVMNRMNR; via the coding sequence ATGCCAGCAGTCAAAAAGGCAACAGCTATTACGTTATCATTATCTACTGCAATCTTTGTAATGGCCGGTTTGACAGGTTGTGGCACGAATCGGGATACCAACAATATGCATACGCAAAGTGTTCGTCAGCAAGCCAACGGCATTAACCGTTATGGTGTGGAAACAAATGGAATGGATGGCATCCGTGCGAAAAGTTACCGAATGCACAATGTTACTGACCTGAAATCCAGTGAAGAGCTGGCAAAACGTATCACGGAGATGAAGGAAGTAAAATCCGCCCGTGTCATGTTAACGGATCGTAATGCTTATGTGGCGGTTCGTTTGGCAGATGGTCATGCAGGCAAGTTGGAGAGCAAGTCCAATGGTCGTACGAGCATGCTGAATGGAACGATGCGTAATCATGCCAGTGATACCATGCGTGGGGGCAACATGAATCACGATATGGGTGGTATGCGTGTGAATGGCGGTACGGGCACAATGTCTCCGTACAGCACTAGCGGAATTGCTCCAGGACTGAACACAAATTCGGCAACGGATCGCAGCCATATGGGGAATGACCGCAGCATCTATGGAACCATGGGCACAGGCGCCGTTGGCATGATGCGTGGTCTGACAAATAGCGGTAAAGCACGTGGGACAGACGATGGGCATTATGGTATGAAAAGTGAAGGACAACGTGTAGATAGCACGGACGATAACACATCAGCTGAGATTAAGGGTAAGATTTCAGCCAAAATCAAACAGTTTGCACCAAATATCGAGAATGTATATGTATCAGCCAATCCTGATTTTGTGGAGCATGTCGAGAACTATGCCACAGATATTCGTAACGGTAAGCCCGTTAGTGGCATGATCGATACGTTCCAATCGATGGTGGAGCGCATTTTCCCAACGAACGGAACAGATACGAATCACCGTGATGGCATCCTTGATGATGGCCTGATGAACCGTAATCACAACGGTGGTGTCATGAATCGAATGAATCGGTAG
- a CDS encoding ABC transporter permease subunit has translation MRRMMAVCNKELQAYFLSPTSYFAFAVYVLMTSLLFYSSFVYYQPSIVDYRLVLGDTLSMLLFVVPLLTMRLVAEEFRQGTDELLLTSPARVTEIIFGKYLASLVILVVLILCSLMYPFIMSFYGTLDMTTVWMSALGLFFLGGSMMAIGLFASTLSQHQMVSAVAGFIILLVLWMLDSFAGNTGSALQQWLDPFALTNRFDSFMKGVLSGPDILYYVTLSGVFLLLSIQIVERKRWR, from the coding sequence ATGAGACGAATGATGGCGGTATGCAATAAAGAGCTACAAGCTTATTTTCTGTCACCAACGTCCTATTTTGCTTTTGCCGTATATGTACTGATGACCAGTCTGCTGTTCTACTCCAGTTTCGTATATTACCAGCCGAGTATTGTCGATTATCGTCTCGTGTTGGGCGATACGTTGTCCATGCTGCTGTTTGTCGTGCCATTGTTAACGATGCGACTGGTTGCAGAGGAATTTAGACAGGGAACGGATGAGTTGTTGCTTACTTCTCCGGCACGTGTAACAGAAATTATTTTTGGCAAATATCTTGCTTCTCTGGTCATTCTGGTCGTGCTCATCCTGTGTAGTCTGATGTATCCATTCATCATGTCGTTCTATGGGACATTGGATATGACGACAGTATGGATGTCTGCGCTGGGGTTATTTTTCCTGGGCGGAAGCATGATGGCGATTGGACTGTTCGCTTCTACATTATCCCAGCATCAGATGGTGTCTGCGGTGGCGGGTTTTATTATTTTGCTCGTTTTGTGGATGCTTGATTCATTCGCAGGCAATACGGGATCTGCTTTGCAACAGTGGCTGGACCCATTTGCTCTGACCAACCGGTTCGACAGCTTCATGAAAGGTGTGCTTAGTGGGCCAGATATCTTGTATTATGTCACCCTTTCGGGTGTGTTTCTGCTGTTAAGCATTCAAATTGTGGAACGGAAGCGGTGGAGGTGA
- a CDS encoding glycosyltransferase family 4 protein, protein MKVLFTFYVPSGGVDTLNRLRTAVLKRHGIEAHLLYLSTGSGLQNNSDTPIFTASSDEDIHHIIHTHHYDAIIATSDIAMPGRLRGLGYTGRIIFEAQGLGTRDQALETIQMGVPYLQAHCDAAVIPPTDHLLDMFIHICPWLHRFVIPNMLDTDTFAPILVDTPPYPVLAWVGRLEHNKNWREYLIISSELVKKNPKARLWLFHDPTLANPEDEVMFRHMLAEYGLEDKIGIFINVPHSQMPTYYSMIAASGGIMLSTSLLEGFGYAVAEAISCGCPVLSTDSDGVRSFITHNKTGKFYPIGDVKAAVAEAKDLMKNKKLREYIRIQGRQHMSLSFSPDRYAISFREMMTALRIFH, encoded by the coding sequence GTGAAAGTATTATTCACGTTTTATGTTCCGAGCGGTGGCGTGGATACGTTAAATCGACTGCGCACCGCTGTTCTGAAACGCCATGGCATTGAAGCGCACCTATTGTATCTCAGCACAGGCTCGGGATTGCAGAACAACAGTGATACACCCATTTTCACCGCGTCCAGTGACGAGGATATCCATCATATCATCCATACTCATCATTATGATGCCATCATTGCCACTTCAGACATCGCTATGCCCGGCCGCTTGAGAGGACTTGGTTATACCGGACGAATTATTTTTGAAGCGCAGGGACTCGGAACACGCGATCAAGCTCTGGAAACGATACAGATGGGTGTCCCTTACCTTCAAGCTCATTGTGATGCTGCCGTTATACCTCCCACAGACCACCTGCTGGATATGTTCATTCATATCTGTCCTTGGCTTCATCGGTTTGTTATTCCCAATATGCTGGATACCGACACCTTCGCACCAATCTTGGTGGATACCCCACCCTATCCGGTGCTGGCTTGGGTAGGACGACTTGAACACAACAAAAACTGGCGTGAATATTTAATCATATCGAGTGAACTCGTCAAAAAAAATCCAAAAGCCAGACTATGGTTGTTCCACGATCCAACTTTGGCTAATCCAGAAGATGAAGTCATGTTCCGGCACATGCTGGCAGAATACGGGCTTGAAGATAAAATTGGCATCTTTATCAATGTTCCCCATTCTCAGATGCCTACCTACTATTCCATGATCGCGGCTTCAGGAGGTATCATGTTGTCCACTTCTCTGCTCGAAGGATTCGGTTATGCCGTCGCTGAAGCCATCTCTTGTGGCTGCCCTGTACTTAGTACGGATTCGGACGGTGTGCGTTCATTTATCACACATAATAAGACTGGAAAGTTTTATCCGATTGGCGATGTCAAGGCAGCTGTAGCCGAAGCAAAGGACCTCATGAAAAACAAGAAACTGCGTGAGTATATTCGCATTCAGGGCAGACAGCATATGAGCTTGTCTTTTTCACCAGATCGATATGCCATTTCTTTCCGTGAAATGATGACAGCACTGCGAATTTTCCATTGA
- a CDS encoding ABC transporter ATP-binding protein gives MLEVKQVSKVYEGQRGVHQLDFTMERGEIVGFLGPNGAGKTTTMRMITGYVHPTAGSIMVDGASVHEQGQRVRSKIGYLPETPPLYPDMTVQSYLKFVANLRDVPAREVKLRVSEMVSRLGLQGRERQMVRGLSKGYKQRLGLAGAIIHKPDLLVLDEPTSGLDPNQIIEIRDLIRELGENHTVLLSTHILPEVSALCNRMLIINQGQLVLDGSPQHFGSAMGDQFKVSIEVKATAEQLHNVLTPWEKVRSEVIQASDANPTKDSSLNSDSANTVKMLLTGENSEDFREELFYLLSGAGLPILEMKKENLSLEQIFLKLTTTEATDTDENSTDVDKVAGAEMDQNVTSDIDSSSISETSADTSPQAHKGEDSK, from the coding sequence GTGCTCGAAGTGAAACAGGTCAGCAAAGTCTACGAAGGACAACGCGGCGTACATCAACTGGATTTCACCATGGAACGTGGTGAGATTGTTGGCTTTCTCGGACCCAATGGTGCCGGAAAAACAACAACGATGCGTATGATTACGGGTTATGTGCATCCAACCGCGGGTTCCATTATGGTGGATGGGGCATCGGTGCATGAGCAGGGTCAGCGTGTTCGTTCCAAGATTGGGTATCTGCCTGAAACTCCGCCACTGTATCCGGATATGACGGTGCAGTCCTATCTTAAATTCGTAGCCAATCTGCGAGATGTCCCGGCACGTGAGGTTAAGCTGCGTGTCAGTGAGATGGTTAGTAGATTGGGACTTCAGGGTCGGGAAAGGCAAATGGTACGTGGGTTATCCAAAGGATACAAACAACGCCTTGGGCTGGCAGGAGCCATTATTCACAAGCCGGATCTGCTGGTTCTGGATGAGCCAACATCGGGCCTTGATCCAAATCAGATTATCGAGATCAGAGATCTGATTCGGGAACTGGGAGAGAATCATACGGTGCTGCTCAGTACGCACATTTTGCCTGAAGTGAGCGCGCTCTGTAATCGAATGTTGATCATCAATCAGGGACAGCTCGTGCTGGATGGTTCACCTCAGCATTTCGGATCAGCAATGGGGGATCAGTTCAAGGTGTCGATTGAAGTGAAGGCCACTGCGGAGCAATTACATAATGTGCTGACCCCATGGGAGAAGGTGCGGAGTGAAGTCATTCAAGCATCGGATGCGAATCCCACCAAAGATAGTTCACTTAATTCAGATTCAGCGAATACGGTTAAAATGCTCCTTACTGGAGAAAACTCGGAAGATTTCCGGGAGGAGCTGTTCTACCTTTTGTCTGGTGCAGGATTACCGATACTGGAGATGAAGAAAGAGAACCTAAGTCTGGAGCAAATCTTCCTGAAGTTGACGACAACCGAGGCCACAGACACAGACGAAAATTCGACAGATGTGGATAAGGTTGCTGGGGCAGAGATGGATCAGAACGTAACTTCGGACATCGACTCGTCGAGTATATCAGAAACATCAGCCGATACTTCGCCCCAAGCTCACAAAGGGGAGGATTCCAAATGA
- a CDS encoding DUF4303 domain-containing protein, producing the protein MNRFLSEFENQFRAGFLPDLEQTLAKVQHEKVYACAFGTDSDWITLFLAVNTEESLTRHITNMKEQGLCDSEQDEIYYRWGCSEYQYGEDTHFNHISRLLYATEEVQEYKDGIIRIIAKVVNETVDDVFARYGQAKADITFFVSLTDDDLAEEIENQSVHQMTVPSLASKFLKRYDGIS; encoded by the coding sequence GTGAATCGCTTTTTAAGTGAATTTGAAAATCAATTTCGAGCGGGTTTTCTACCTGATCTGGAACAAACGCTGGCTAAGGTGCAGCATGAGAAAGTATATGCTTGTGCATTCGGAACAGACAGTGATTGGATTACCCTGTTTTTGGCGGTAAATACAGAGGAATCCCTGACTAGGCATATTACCAATATGAAGGAACAGGGGTTGTGCGACAGCGAGCAGGACGAGATCTATTACAGATGGGGCTGCTCCGAATATCAATATGGCGAGGATACGCACTTTAACCACATCAGCCGATTGTTGTACGCAACAGAAGAAGTTCAGGAGTATAAGGATGGGATCATTCGAATCATCGCCAAAGTTGTGAATGAGACAGTAGATGACGTTTTTGCCCGATATGGACAAGCCAAAGCAGACATTACGTTCTTTGTTTCTCTAACAGATGACGATCTGGCAGAGGAGATTGAGAATCAATCGGTTCATCAAATGACTGTCCCCAGCTTAGCCAGCAAATTCTTAAAACGATATGATGGCATCAGTTAG
- a CDS encoding DHA2 family efflux MFS transporter permease subunit, whose product MAKPAISWLEKSVENVKEQTAVSQEPAEFSIKTIILPLLAIIVGMIMVILDSTVVNVAIPNLVQYFETDLKTIQWTVTGYTLALSAVIPLAGWLTDRFGAKRVFLFTIAMFTLGSVLCSIAQSPEQLIIYRIIQGLGGGMVAPIGMAMVFRLAPPERRGSIMGMLGIPMLLAPALGPVLSGWFIESLSWHWIFLINLPIGIAAFILCIKFLPDTDRGRTPALDLLGMILAPIAFSMLAYGVSEGGTSWTSATTLTGVIVGGVALILFIIVELRHQNPLLELRVFKSSDFSRGIILAWVSQVALFGAMILIPLYLQQIKGYTALETGLILLPQALASGVGMPLGGRLFDKIGARPLAFVGLGIISGALFILSSITAETGLGLIITALVMMGLGMGLSMMPLNTHVLNAAPRKLVGRVTPLTAAAQQVVVSFAVAGLTGFLTSRIADNTTSTEPTAIVHGLVAGFNDTFFLAACIALFGCLLSLILRKPKPMPEEELQNGDKPDPAMMMGH is encoded by the coding sequence ATGGCTAAGCCTGCGATCTCCTGGCTGGAAAAGAGTGTGGAGAACGTGAAAGAACAAACAGCAGTATCCCAGGAGCCCGCAGAGTTTTCAATCAAAACGATTATACTGCCACTCCTGGCTATTATCGTCGGTATGATCATGGTTATACTGGACAGCACGGTGGTGAACGTGGCCATTCCGAATCTGGTTCAATATTTCGAGACCGACCTGAAGACCATTCAATGGACGGTTACGGGTTATACCCTGGCTTTGTCTGCGGTTATTCCACTGGCAGGCTGGTTAACGGACCGTTTTGGTGCCAAAAGAGTGTTTCTGTTCACCATTGCCATGTTTACCTTGGGTTCTGTATTATGCTCGATCGCTCAATCACCTGAGCAATTAATCATTTACCGTATCATTCAAGGCCTTGGTGGAGGCATGGTTGCTCCTATTGGTATGGCGATGGTCTTTCGTCTGGCTCCTCCTGAGCGAAGAGGTTCCATCATGGGGATGCTGGGAATTCCCATGCTGCTTGCCCCCGCATTGGGTCCGGTGTTGTCCGGGTGGTTTATTGAATCACTGAGCTGGCACTGGATCTTCCTGATTAACTTGCCCATTGGTATTGCAGCTTTCATTCTATGTATCAAGTTTTTGCCGGATACAGATCGTGGACGCACACCTGCACTGGATCTGCTCGGCATGATTCTGGCGCCAATTGCGTTCTCGATGCTGGCTTACGGTGTGAGTGAGGGTGGAACGAGCTGGACGTCTGCAACAACTTTGACGGGTGTCATTGTGGGTGGTGTAGCGCTCATTTTGTTCATTATTGTGGAGCTTCGTCATCAAAATCCATTGCTCGAACTCCGGGTATTCAAATCATCTGATTTCTCACGGGGAATTATTCTCGCATGGGTGTCACAAGTGGCGCTGTTCGGTGCGATGATCCTGATCCCGCTTTATTTGCAGCAGATCAAAGGTTACACTGCACTGGAAACAGGATTGATTCTACTGCCACAGGCATTGGCTTCCGGAGTGGGTATGCCGCTTGGTGGTCGATTGTTTGATAAAATCGGTGCTAGACCTCTTGCCTTCGTGGGTCTGGGTATTATCTCGGGAGCATTGTTTATTCTGTCCTCCATCACGGCAGAGACAGGTCTTGGCCTGATTATAACGGCTCTGGTCATGATGGGTCTGGGTATGGGCTTGTCCATGATGCCACTCAATACGCATGTATTAAATGCTGCTCCGCGTAAGTTGGTTGGACGGGTGACACCGCTCACGGCTGCTGCACAGCAAGTAGTCGTGTCCTTTGCGGTTGCAGGGCTTACAGGCTTCCTGACTTCAAGAATCGCAGACAATACAACGAGTACAGAGCCGACCGCTATCGTGCATGGTTTGGTGGCTGGTTTCAATGATACGTTCTTCCTGGCCGCTTGTATTGCATTGTTCGGATGTTTGCTCAGTCTGATTCTGCGGAAACCAAAACCGATGCCGGAAGAAGAACTTCAAAATGGCGACAAGCCTGATCCCGCGATGATGATGGGACACTAA